From bacterium, the proteins below share one genomic window:
- the ftsE gene encoding cell division ATP-binding protein FtsE, with translation MIQLFHVSKWYQKDVPALQDLNLHIPKGDFVFITGPSGAGKSTLLKMLFAEERPTNGQVLVHGRNIARLPASKIHILRREIGIVFQDFKLLPNRNVFENVALSLEVLGMTRRDISRRVWLMLKRLGIHHKMRANPLTLSGGEQQRVAIARALVNEPIILLADEPTGGLDSEASSRIMDVFTDINARGTTVVVATHNLEIVRTMGRRVIHLEGGRLVRGGKP, from the coding sequence ATGATCCAGCTTTTCCACGTCAGCAAGTGGTACCAGAAGGACGTTCCTGCCCTCCAGGACCTGAACCTGCACATCCCCAAGGGAGACTTTGTCTTCATCACCGGCCCCAGCGGCGCAGGGAAGAGTACCCTTCTCAAGATGCTTTTTGCCGAGGAAAGGCCGACGAACGGGCAGGTCCTTGTCCACGGACGCAACATCGCGCGCCTGCCCGCTTCGAAGATCCACATCCTGAGGCGGGAGATCGGCATCGTTTTCCAGGACTTCAAACTCCTGCCCAACCGCAACGTGTTCGAGAACGTCGCCCTTTCCCTTGAGGTCCTGGGGATGACGAGGAGGGACATCAGCAGACGGGTGTGGCTCATGCTCAAAAGACTCGGCATCCATCACAAGATGAGAGCAAACCCCCTCACCCTTTCGGGGGGAGAGCAGCAGAGGGTGGCCATAGCCAGGGCACTCGTCAACGAGCCGATCATTCTCCTTGCGGATGAACCTACCGGCGGGCTTGATTCAGAAGCATCCAGCAGGATTATGGATGTTTTCACCGACATCAACGCACGGGGGACAACCGTGGTCGTAGCCACCCACAACCTCGAGATCGTCAGGACCATGGGCAGAAGGGTGATCCACCTTGAAGGAGGACGGCTTGTAAGGGGGGGAAAACCTTGA